The nucleotide sequence GGGGAGGGGAGCGGGGCTTCGGGCGGTGGCGGTGCCGCTCGGGGTGGGCTCGCGAGGTGGCCGACGCCGCGAGCCCACCGGATCTACCGGTATGTACCCGGATGTACTCAGGAGACGCGCTGGGGTTCCTTGTTGTCCGCCGGTGTGGCCTTCTGGAGGCTGGTGCCTTCGATGTCGAGGTCGGGCAGGATCCGGTCCAGCCAGGCCGGCAGCCACCAGGCGCCCCGGCCGGCGAGGGCGAGTACCGCTGGTACGAGCGTCATGCGGACGGCGAAGGCGTCGATGGCCACGCCGACGGCGAGGGCGAACGCGATGGGTTTGATCAGGGCGTCGTCCAGGGGGAAGAACCCGGCGAAGACGGTGAACATGATCAGGGCGGCCGCGGTGACGACCCGTACGCTGTGGCGCGCGCCGTCGATGACCGACCGGCGGGCATGGCCGGTGTGGGTCCACTCCTCGCGTATGCCGGACACGAGGAACACCTCGTAGTCCATGGCCAGTCCGAAGAGCACCCCGATCAGGATGATCGGCAGGAAGCTGACGACGGGGCCGCTGTGCGGCACATCGAGGACGTCGGCCAGCCAGCCCCACTGGAAGACGGCGACGACCAGTCCGAGCGAGGCGCCCACCGAGAGCAGGAAGCCGACGGCGGCCTTGACGGGGATGACCATCGAGCGGAAGACGATCATCAGCAGGATCAGGCTGAGGCCGACGACGATGGCGACGAAGGGGAGGAGGGAGTCGCTGAGCCGGTTGGAGACGTCGATGTTGACCGCGGTGGTGCCGGTGACCGCGATGGTGGCGCCGGTGTTCTCACGGATGTCGGCGCCCGTCTTGCGGATGTCGCGGACGAGTTGGTCGGTGCGGACGCTGTCCGGGCCGGACTTGGGGAGGACGGTGATGACGCTCTGGGCCGGGTCGCTGGTGGGCTGGGGCGGCAGGACGGCCTGGACGTTCTTGAGGGTCCGCAGCTTCTGGGCCACTTGGGCGCCGGCTTGTGAACTCGCCGCACTCGTACCGTTCTTGGTCTCGGTCAGCACGAGGAGCGGGCCGTTGAAGCCGTCGCCGAACTTGTCGCTGATCGTGTCGTAGGCCTTGCGTTCGGTGGAGGCGTGCGGGGCGGAGCCGTTGTCGGGCAGGGCCAGACGCAGGTCCGTGGCGGGCAGGGCGAGGGTAACCAGGATGCCCGCGACGGCCAGCACTGTCAGCAGTGGTTTGGCGATGACCCACTTGGTCCAGCGGGCGCCCATGGTGGTGCGACCGGTGTCCCCCTCGGTGTCGGCGGCCCGCTTCGCGGCGCGGCTGCCGGGCTTGGGGGTCAGCCGGGAGCCGGCGAATCCGGCGAGGGCGGGAACGAGGGTGATCGCGGCCAGTACGGCGATCAGTACGGCTCCGGCGGCCCCGAGGCCCATCGTGGTCAGGAACGGGATGCCGATGACGCTCAGGGCGGCGAGCGCGATGATCACGGTGATGCCGGCGAAGACCACGGCGCTGCCGGCCGTGCCGGTGGCCAGCGCGATGGATTCCTTCGGGTCGGTTCCGCGGGCCAGTTGCTGGCGGTGGCGCGAGAGGATGAACAGGACGTAGTCGATGCCGACGGCCAGGCCCAGCATCAGGGCGAGCGTGACCGCCGTGGACGAGATGCTGACCGCGGGCGCGAGGGCGAGCAGCCCGGCCAGACCGACCGCCACACCGATCAGCGCGGGCAGCAGCGCCATACCGGCGACCAGCAGCGAACCGAACGTGACGACGAGGACGAGCAGGGCCACGGCCACGCCGATGATCTCCGACGGGCCGATGTGAACTCCCTTGCTGCTGTAGACGGAACCGCCGACCGAGGTCTTCAGCCCGCCTTTCTCCGCCGCCCGGGCTGCGTCCTCGATCGCGTCCACGGATGAGGTACGGACCTCCGCGTTCTGCACCGGGTACTGGACCTGGACGATCGCCGTGGTTCCGTCGGCCGAGACGGCGCCGGTGGCGCGGGGGTCGGCGACCTCACTGACCTGGGGAGCCTTCTCGGCCGCCGTCACGGTCCGGGTGATGGCCGCGGCGTAGGGCGCTTCGGTGAGCTGGTGGCCCTCGGGGGCGGTGAAGACGATCTGGGCGCCCGCGCCCGAGGCTTCCGGAAGGGTCTTGCTGAGGCTGTCCAGCGCACGCTGGGACTCGGTGCCGGGCACCGAGAAGCGGTCGTCGAGCTTGCCGCTGAAGACGCTGACACACGTGATGAGCGCGGCCAGGACGAAGAGCCATATGCCCAGGATCAGCTTGCGGTGCCGGTAGACACTGAGGCCCAGCCGGTGGAGCAGGACGGCCATGACGAACTCCCTAGGTCAGGTGGGGATCCCCGCACGCCTGATCGCGGACACGGGCGGCGGAAGCGGAAGGGACACCGGTCGGACTCCGGCCACATGACGAACCACGTGACGGGCCGATGCCGACAGGCGTCTCGATCGATGGACCGACTTTATCACTTGCTCAAGTCGAACGACCGAGTCGTTCGACTGTCACCTGAGTCACTTCCGGCGTAAGCCCAGGTCACGCGGCTATCGGATGGCTTTGTCTTGCGATTGAATCGAACCAAGTTCCAGGTCACCGAACGTGCCGTCATGGACGCCCCCGTCGAGCGTGTGTGGAAGGTCATCTCCCGCACCGACCGTTACGCCGCTGCGGTCGACGGCGCCCCGCCGCACGATCCGGCGAAGTGCGAGCCGGACCGGAAGCGGCCGCCCCACAGGTACGGGCGGGCGTGCGTGTCGTACTCCTTGCGCGGCAGCCGGGTCCAGACGCCCTTGAGGGGGCTGGACCTTGGGCCGACAGTGCACCAGCAGGGGGTGTCACGTCGGGGGTGGTGGCGTGCTGCCGCATCACCGGGGCCAGTTGGCTTTGAGAGCCTCGCTCGTTTTTGTGAGTGTCGAGCGAACGGTCGAATGGGGGGCATCTGATGAGTCAAGGCACCTTGGTCAGG is from Streptomyces sp. NBC_01314 and encodes:
- a CDS encoding MMPL family transporter translates to MAVLLHRLGLSVYRHRKLILGIWLFVLAALITCVSVFSGKLDDRFSVPGTESQRALDSLSKTLPEASGAGAQIVFTAPEGHQLTEAPYAAAITRTVTAAEKAPQVSEVADPRATGAVSADGTTAIVQVQYPVQNAEVRTSSVDAIEDAARAAEKGGLKTSVGGSVYSSKGVHIGPSEIIGVAVALLVLVVTFGSLLVAGMALLPALIGVAVGLAGLLALAPAVSISSTAVTLALMLGLAVGIDYVLFILSRHRQQLARGTDPKESIALATGTAGSAVVFAGITVIIALAALSVIGIPFLTTMGLGAAGAVLIAVLAAITLVPALAGFAGSRLTPKPGSRAAKRAADTEGDTGRTTMGARWTKWVIAKPLLTVLAVAGILVTLALPATDLRLALPDNGSAPHASTERKAYDTISDKFGDGFNGPLLVLTETKNGTSAASSQAGAQVAQKLRTLKNVQAVLPPQPTSDPAQSVITVLPKSGPDSVRTDQLVRDIRKTGADIRENTGATIAVTGTTAVNIDVSNRLSDSLLPFVAIVVGLSLILLMIVFRSMVIPVKAAVGFLLSVGASLGLVVAVFQWGWLADVLDVPHSGPVVSFLPIILIGVLFGLAMDYEVFLVSGIREEWTHTGHARRSVIDGARHSVRVVTAAALIMFTVFAGFFPLDDALIKPIAFALAVGVAIDAFAVRMTLVPAVLALAGRGAWWLPAWLDRILPDLDIEGTSLQKATPADNKEPQRVS